In Deltaproteobacteria bacterium, one DNA window encodes the following:
- a CDS encoding aldehyde-activating protein — protein sequence MKLEVVHFPWGYWRRVRSEGAMSGRDTPRIEAPLAGCCHCGNVELALETNMRPEELSLRADTCSFCRKHGARTTSDPSGRVVITVHRPEQLLRYRFGLRTADFLVCGHCGIYVAAVIAEGSSSYATVNVNTLDAVDRFTRPLMPVTYEGESAPERSARRKARWTPALIVEEGRQPSEPDSCGSGGRPPRP from the coding sequence ATGAAGCTCGAGGTCGTCCACTTCCCGTGGGGGTACTGGCGCAGGGTCCGGAGCGAGGGCGCGATGAGCGGCCGCGATACGCCCCGAATTGAAGCGCCGCTCGCCGGGTGCTGCCACTGCGGCAACGTAGAGCTCGCGCTGGAGACGAACATGCGCCCCGAGGAGCTTTCGCTTCGCGCAGACACGTGCTCCTTCTGCCGCAAGCACGGAGCCCGCACGACCTCCGACCCGAGCGGGCGCGTCGTGATCACCGTCCACCGGCCCGAGCAGCTGCTGCGGTACCGCTTCGGCCTGAGAACGGCCGACTTCCTGGTCTGCGGCCATTGCGGAATCTACGTGGCCGCCGTGATAGCCGAGGGCTCCAGCTCCTACGCGACCGTGAACGTCAACACCCTCGACGCGGTGGACCGCTTCACGCGGCCGTTGATGCCGGTCACGTACGAGGGCGAGAGCGCTCCGGAGCGCTCGGCGCGCCGCAAGGCGCGCTGGACGCCCGCTCTGATCGTCGAGGAGGGCCGCCAGCCAAGCGAGCCCGACTCTTGCGGTTCGGGGGGGCGGCCTCCAAGGCCGTGA
- a CDS encoding group 1 truncated hemoglobin, with amino-acid sequence MNDARKTLYERLGGYDAITAVANDLLPRLQADPQLARFWAHRGEDGVKREKQLLIDFLCASAGGPMYYRGRDMALIHRGMRISESDWNVFLGHAAATLAKFKVPEAEQRDVVAFVQSLKKEIVE; translated from the coding sequence ATGAACGACGCGAGGAAAACCCTTTACGAGCGCCTGGGCGGGTACGACGCGATCACGGCGGTGGCGAATGACCTGCTGCCCCGGCTCCAGGCCGATCCCCAGCTCGCCCGCTTCTGGGCGCATCGCGGAGAAGACGGCGTCAAGCGCGAGAAGCAGCTCCTGATCGACTTCCTCTGCGCGAGCGCGGGCGGACCGATGTACTATCGCGGCAGGGACATGGCACTCATCCACCGAGGCATGCGCATCAGCGAGAGCGACTGGAACGTGTTCCTCGGTCATGCCGCCGCGACCCTGGCGAAGTTCAAGGTGCCCGAGGCCGAACAGCGCGACGTGGTCGCGTTCGTGCAGAGTCTCAAGAAGGAGATCGTCGAATAG
- a CDS encoding crotonase/enoyl-CoA hydratase family protein, which produces MKTIRTETEAGVRSIVLARPDEYNTITPALREELAAAIDEADADPAVRVILLRAEGPAFCAGYGLDWSTAAQAEEGTRGRVWDSVADLRMISRFVDTYMKLWYAAKPTIAAVQGWCIGGGTDMVLCADIIIAAEGASFGYPPSRVWGTPTTAMWVYRLGLERAKRYLLTGDEIPAPEAARLGLVLETVPDDRLREHAFAFARRMAQVPASQLVMLKLLCNQTAENMGLASSRTLGSLFDGIARHTQEGLDFVARARAVGFRQTVRERDDPFGDYGSGPRSKRRR; this is translated from the coding sequence ATGAAGACCATCCGCACGGAGACCGAGGCCGGCGTCCGCTCGATCGTGCTGGCCCGGCCCGACGAGTACAACACGATCACGCCGGCGCTGCGCGAGGAGTTGGCGGCCGCCATCGACGAGGCCGACGCCGACCCCGCCGTGCGCGTCATCCTGCTCCGCGCCGAGGGTCCCGCCTTCTGCGCGGGCTACGGCCTCGACTGGTCGACCGCGGCCCAGGCCGAGGAGGGAACACGCGGGCGCGTGTGGGACTCGGTCGCCGATCTGCGCATGATCTCGCGCTTCGTCGACACCTACATGAAGCTCTGGTACGCGGCCAAGCCGACCATCGCGGCCGTCCAGGGCTGGTGCATCGGCGGCGGCACCGACATGGTGCTCTGCGCGGACATCATCATCGCCGCCGAGGGCGCGTCGTTCGGCTACCCACCCTCGCGCGTGTGGGGCACACCGACGACGGCGATGTGGGTCTACCGCCTGGGGCTCGAGCGCGCGAAGCGCTATCTACTCACGGGCGACGAGATCCCTGCACCCGAGGCGGCGCGCCTCGGCCTCGTCCTCGAGACCGTGCCCGATGACCGCCTCCGGGAGCACGCGTTCGCGTTCGCCCGCCGCATGGCGCAGGTGCCGGCGAGCCAGCTCGTCATGCTGAAGCTCCTCTGCAACCAGACCGCCGAGAACATGGGCCTTGCCTCCAGCCGCACGCTGGGCTCGCTCTTCGACGGCATCGCGCGGCACACGCAGGAGGGGCTCGACTTCGTCGCTCGTGCTCGCGCGGTCGGGTTCCGCCAGACGGTCCGCGAACGCGACGACCCGTTCGGCGACTACGGGTCGGGGCCGCGCTCGAAGCGGCGGCGGTAG
- a CDS encoding crotonase/enoyl-CoA hydratase family protein, whose translation MSTVLFDTDGEVAVVTINRPEVRNAVDDPTAAALVEAFHRFDADEALPVAVLTGAGGTFCAGADLKAVAAGQRRRISEDGEAPMGPSRMLLSKPVLAAVEGYAVAGGLELALWCDLRVAATDAVFGVFCRRWGVPLIDLGTVRLPRLIGHSQAMDLILTGRGVSGEEALRMGLANRLVERGRARDAAVELAHQLARFPQRCLRADRLSAYEQWAMPFEQAMRNEFRRGAEVVRSGETLAGAARFAAGAGRHGTFER comes from the coding sequence ATGAGCACGGTCCTATTCGACACGGACGGCGAGGTCGCGGTCGTCACCATCAACCGCCCGGAGGTGCGCAACGCCGTCGACGACCCGACCGCGGCGGCGCTGGTGGAGGCGTTTCACCGCTTCGACGCCGACGAGGCGCTCCCGGTCGCGGTCCTGACCGGCGCGGGCGGCACGTTCTGCGCCGGCGCCGACCTGAAGGCGGTCGCCGCCGGCCAGCGCCGCCGCATCAGCGAGGACGGCGAGGCGCCCATGGGGCCGTCCCGCATGCTGCTCTCGAAGCCCGTCCTCGCCGCGGTCGAGGGCTACGCCGTCGCGGGCGGCCTCGAGCTGGCGCTCTGGTGCGATCTCCGCGTGGCGGCCACCGACGCCGTCTTCGGCGTCTTCTGCCGGCGCTGGGGCGTGCCGCTGATCGACCTCGGTACCGTGCGCCTCCCCCGCCTCATCGGCCACAGCCAGGCGATGGACCTGATCCTCACCGGGCGGGGCGTGTCGGGCGAGGAGGCGCTCCGCATGGGCCTCGCGAACCGTCTGGTCGAGCGCGGGCGGGCGCGCGACGCCGCGGTCGAGCTGGCCCACCAGCTCGCCCGCTTCCCGCAGCGCTGCCTCCGCGCCGATCGCCTCTCCGCCTACGAGCAGTGGGCCATGCCGTTCGAGCAGGCGATGCGCAACGAGTTCCGCCGCGGCGCCGAGGTGGTCCGCTCGGGCGAGACGCTGGCGGGCGCCGCCCGCTTCGCCGCGGGCGCGGGCCGCCACGGGACCTTCGAGCGATGA